A genomic segment from Aegilops tauschii subsp. strangulata cultivar AL8/78 chromosome 1, Aet v6.0, whole genome shotgun sequence encodes:
- the LOC109755896 gene encoding putative F-box protein At4g22660 has protein sequence MSWSDLPAELVAGIADRITEHADLARFRSVCPSWRSASAEHAARRRTPLLLLPSQSYSRVDRCLWSPADDSIKETPMPAACGRSFLFASPRGWTLGVANDLSATLLQPFTGASESLPALPPSFHDEYEKILRDMVWDRSPDAVMISAGKGGFFCKLPGDGGSWSAAGSSQTAAVSSITYDDGTFYLLDGPARSVTAVDAATFAVTAVAEPPDLVSPRHSWCTPESTLVVSSGELLLIVRTHLLFQVAPYGSGGLFKVFRTDSRSLAAGWSEVAGGGIGNRALFVDHLRGFCVEANGLNGVRRNCVYVASSHEMVNDDYGLDVYGRYTVSVLDLDELTTQDLSYGNLLNCMCGRFWQWPSWIMPNPH, from the coding sequence ATGAGCTGGTCCGACCTGCCAGCCGAGCTCGTTGCCGGGATCGCGGACAGGATCACCGAGCATGCGGACCTCGCGCGCTTCCGGTCGGTGTGCCCATCTTGGCGCTCGGCCTCGGCGGAGCACGCCGCGCGCCGCCGCACCCCCCTGCTCCTCCTGCCCTCCCAGAGCTACTCCCGCGTCGACCGCTGTCTCTGGTCCCCCGCCGACGACAGCATCAAGGAGACCCCCATGCCCGCCGCGTGCGGCCGCTCCTTCCTCTTCGCCTCGCCTCGCGGCTGGACGCTCGGCGTGGCCAACGACCTCTCGGCCACGCTGCTGCAACCATTCACCGGCGCGTCGGAGAGCCTGCCCGCGCTGCCGCCATCCTTCCACGACGAATATGAGAAGATCCTCCGTGACATGGTATGGGATCGGTCCCCTGACGCCGTCATGATCTCGGCGGGCAAGGGCGGGTTCTTCTGCAAGCTGCCGGGCGACGGCGGGTCATGGAGCGCCGCCGGATCCTCGCAAACGGCTGCCGTCAGCAGCATCACCTACGACGACGGTACGTTTTACCTTCTGGACGGGCCAGCCCGCAGTGTCACGGCCGTGGACGCCGCAACTTTCGCCGTGACCGCCGTAGCCGAGCCACCAGATCTGGTGTCGCCCAGACACTCTTGGTGCACACCCGAGTCCACGCTCGTCGTGTCCTCCGGCGAGCTGCTCCTCATCGTCAGGACGCACCTCTTGTTCCAAGTAGCACCATACGGCTCGGGGGGCCTCTTCAAGGTCTTCCGCACGGACAGCCGGAGCCTGGCAGCCGGATGGTCGGAGGTCGCCGGCGGCGGCATCGGCAACCGCGCCCTGTTCGTGGACCATCTCCGCGGCTTCTGCGTGGAGGCCAACGGGCTCAACGGGGTGCGGAGGAACTGCGTGTACGTGGCCAGCTCGCACGAGATGGTGAACGACGACTACGGGCTGGACGTTTATGGGAGGTACACCGTCTCCGTGCTCGACCTCGACGAGCTCACCACCCAGGATCTCTCGTACGGGAACCTGTTGAACTGCATGTGTGGTAGATTCTGGCAGTGGCCTTCTTGGATCATGCCAAATCCGCACTGA